AAGTTAAAAGGAGTAATTAAAACAGATAAAAAGACACATGAAGCCTATTTTACAGTTGCTCAAAATTGTGAATACAAAAATATAGTATACAAATTATATAAAGGCTTCATAAATAGCAACATAGCTTGGACAACAATAAATAATCCATATATTCATAAGTTTGCAAATGTTATTTTAACAGGCTGTGAAGATAGCATTGAAGAAGAGGAAAACATTACTTCAATAGAAGTGGATTTTCAGGAATATAGTGAGTTTATAGAATATGACATGATGCCACTTTGGAATGTAAGAGAGTTAATCTTAAAAGGTGATGGCTTCCCAATACCTTGCATTGATAAGGTTGGCTATGAACACAATATTTCAATTGAAAAAGAAGGAATAAATAACGGCTATTTAGTTGATCATGAAAATGAAGCTATTGACGGGGTTACCTTTACTAAAAAAGCTGTAGTAATTGCTTCAAATATTGATAAAGCAGTAGAGTGGAAATTATTAAGCATTATAGGCAGTGATAAAAATAGTAAGAAAAAGTATGAACACGAGCTTATGAGTAATGAAGTTAATATAAATTTTTCTAATAAGTTAGCTTTTGATAAAGCTTATACTATAAAGACAAAAACAGAGCTTGCAAGGCTTATAAATTCCTTTAAAGCAGCAAAATATCTGAATTTTAAAGAGGTTGTTTTAATGGAAGAGACTTTAGAGGAAGACAAGGAGACTTATGAAGTTAATGATTTTATCATTGATGAAATAAGAGAAGATAAAATAAAGAAAGTTCTTGTTTTATATTTTGAACCAATTGATAAAGAAAATTATTTAAACAAAGACATTTTAAGCTTTTTAGTTTCAGAAGTTCAATTTATTTATCCAGAATACAGATGTGAAGGAAGATTAATATGAATTATATTTGGGAAGCATTGTTAAAAGCAGATAAAGAAAAGATTCCCAGAGGGGATATTAAATTTATACCTGCAGAAATCTATAGTCCCTATATTGAAGTTGCATTAGAGCATCTTAATTCAGTTTCCCTTCCAGAGGATAAAGTTATTGAAGTAAATCAATACTATAGATTTTATGAAGTTTTCAAGGATTTATTTAATATAAATGTTCAGGAAAGCAGGGAATTTAGAGAAGTTCTTTTAGATATTTTGTTACATTACCTAGGAGAATTAGATTTAAAGCAGGGTTTAAATAAAACAGAGATATATAAAAGGTTTTTATATAAGGATATATTAAACGAGGTTTATGGAGAAAAGCTAGCAAAGGATATAAGGAGTTTTGATAATAAGGAAAGGGATGTTTTATTAAATGGTTTCGTTACCTTATATAAAACTGGTACTTCGATTCAGCTGCTAAAAAAAATTATCAAGGAAATCTTTAAAAACAGCATAGTTTATTTGAATAAAGATAAACCCAAAAGTATCTATATTTATTTAGATGAAGTGAAAGAAAAGAAACTTGAAAATAAAATAGAAGTTGTTTTAGAAACTTTTTTACCTATTAATATGGAGCCCTTTATATTTTGGGATAAGCATTTTGGAATTATTGGACTTGATTATACTATGAGAATTAATGAGATAGTTATGGTGGAATAGCAATGGTCAATTATCAATGCTCAAGGATAAATTATGGAGTAATAACTGACGATTGATAATTGAAGATTGGCCATTGATTTTAGGAGGATGAAATGAGTTTATATTCATATAAGCTGCATAAGAGCAGTGAGGGGACAGGCAGAAAAACTAAATATAGAGAAAAAGATTTAAGACTCATGACTACTTTTCAGTTAAGAGAAATATGTAACAAAGAAAAGTTAGTAAAGAGTATAATGAATCCTCTTGATAAAGAAGAACTTGTAAGGCTCATAATGAAGTATAGGGGAGAAAAAGATTTAAAGCTTATAAAAAAACATCAAGCTGGTGGAGTTGAAAGACTTGAGAGTTTTTTAGGAAGAAGTAAAAAGGAACTAATTAAAAATAACAATATAGATTATCCAGGAAAGCTTACAATATATGAAGCTTTAGCTCTTGAAATTTATGACAACTATATTTTGAAGAGTAAGGAAAAGCTTGAAGAATGCAATGTACTTTTAGTTGATAACAATTATAAAGTATGCACTATCTTTAATATAAAAAAATTAATTCAAAATAATAAAGAAGAATATTATTTAACGAAGAGTGAATTTATAGAAGCACAGGAGTCAGAGAGCAAGCATTATAGCCTTTTGTTCTTTTCAGAAAAGGATTCAGAGCTGCTTTATGATATTTATGAAAATAATGTTGTTGAAAAGGATCATATTTTAAGCTTTATTTCACTACCTATTCTTCAATTTGAAGTAAAGCCTTTAGTAGAAACAAAAATGCCTTTAGCTATTGATTTCGGAACTTCAAATACAACAGCTGGAATTTATATAGATAAAGAAATCTTTCCAGGGTTAAAGGAAACTGAAACTGATAGTGAAAGTTACGAAGATGATAGAGTAAAATTCGTTAAGCTAATAAATGAAACTAAAGAAAATATTGAAATAACACCCCTTATACCAAGTGTTGTAGGAGTTAAAAATATAAGGGATGCTGAAATTGAATATGTTTTTGGCTATGAGGCAATGCTGGAGTCTAGAAGAAGATATGTTGAAGATGGAATGAGTTTATTTTATGACATAAAGAGATGGATAAGTGATTTTGAAAAAGAAGAAAAAGTTATAGATGTAAAGGAAAAAACAACCTTTATAAAAAGAAAAGAAATTATAAAGGCTTACTTAGAATACATTATAGCTTTAGCGCAGCAGAGGTTTAAATGTAAATTTAAAAACATTTATATATCATGTCCATCAAAACAAAAATATAAATTCCATACTTTATTTAAAGATATTTTAAGAGATTATACCGTTGAAAGTGAAAATATTTTAGAAGAAAGTGCAGCAGTACTTTACAATACTATTTCTGAGTTAATTGAAAAAAAGAAATATGTACAAGGAGAATGGTACAAGGCTCTTATTATAGATTGCGGAGGTGGAACCACAGATCTTACTGGCTGTAGCTTTAGAATTTCCAACAGCAGAGTTTCTTACAAGTTAGATATTGAAACCTCTTATGAAAATGGTGATACAGATTTTGGAGGAAATAATCTTACCTTTAGAATAATGCAGTTTATAAAAATTCTAATGGCAAATGAGTTAGTTAATAAGGATAAAAGCATTAAAAAAGCTATAATAGATGAATTTAAAATAGATGTATTTAGATTTGTTGATAAGAATGGAATAAAGGAACTATATGAAACCTTAAATGAAGAATATGAAAAGGCAGAAAGCATTATACCAACAAAATTTCAACTGTATGAAACAAGAAGTAAAGAAGATTACTGCAAGGTTAGAAGTAATTATTATTTCTTATTTGATTTGGCAGAAGAAGTTAAAAAGCTATTCTTTTCAAATCCAGATATGTTGAAGGTAATTTTAGCACCAGAAGGAATTAAAATTTCTGAAGAAAATTTAATTAACTTTGATAAGTGGAAATTATCTTATATGAATAGAGGAAAGCTTGAAGTAGTTAAGGAAGCACCAAGTGTTTCACTAAGCATATATGAAATAACAACTTTAATTAAAGGCGATGTCTACAGCATAATAAAGAAATTTTTAGAAAAGTTATATGAAAATGATGAGCTTTACGATTATTCATTAATTAAACTAACTGGACAATCTTGTAAGGTGGACATCTTTAGAGATGCTTTAAAAGAATTTATACCAGGAAGAATAATTGAAATAAATAAGAGCAAAAAAGAAACAAAAGAAGAATATGAATTAAAACTAGCATGTCTTAAAGGTTCTTTGAAATACTTATATGCTAAAAACTTTGGATATGCAGACATAAATATAGAAAGTAAAACACCAACACTTCCATATGTCTTAACTGCTTATACTCACACAGGAGAGCAAAAGACCTTAATAAAAGGAAGAGAAATAAATAAAGGCTTTATATCAAGATTTATGGATAGGATTCTTCTTAAATTATATTTAAAGGATAGTCATGATAAGGTTAAGTTCGAATATGATTATCAATTTAATGAAGAAGAATTAGAAAAAGCAAATGCAGAAATAATAGGAGAAAAATTTCCTATTAATCAACATGAAACAGACAATATTGAAAACAATGAAGTTAAGTTTTTTGTATGGGAAGAAGAAGAGCTTTGGGGCTTTTATGTATTAGCTATTTTAAGGAAAGATGAAGAGCTATATATAGGAAAGGAAAAGTTCTTCTATTTTGAAAATGATAAGTGGGAAGAAAACTTTTTCGACGGAAGAAAGTAAAATAGTTCACAGGTTACAATTTACAGTTTACAGTTAGGAGCTGGCGCGTTCGGGATTTTGAAGTACTACTTACAGTTGTTGGCTAGCACGGCTGGGTTTTAGAATTAAAAATGAAATACGGCTCACATGCGTTTGCTGGATAAGTGATTCACACCAAATCATTTTTTTAGGATGTTAATTCGTATACACGAATTAACTAAGTTCGAATAACCAAATTCAAGATTTGGATTCTCACTTATCTACTTGAGAATTTGCTTGCGGAATGCGGGTTAAGGGGATTTTGAAGACGAGGAGGGAAAAAGGTGTTTCAAAATAATTATCCACTATTTAATGGTGGAAGGCTTTTGAAAATAGAAATGCTTGAGGAGCTTAGGGATTTTCCTAGAGAATTTTTTAATGCACAGTTTAGGGAATACTCCAATGGAATAATTTCTGGATGCGATATTGAAGTTTCTGATGATTATATAAAGTTGACAAAAGGAATAATAAAATATCAAGGGGTTCTTTATCTTTTAAAGGAAGAAAAAAAGATTGAATATGTCTGTAACAATAAGCTTATGCTTGTAAAAATAAAATTTCTGCCTGAGAAATTGGAAAGTGATTTTAAAATAAATTCAACTGAAATAAGTTTAACGGATAAATTAGAACTTAGAGAAGATGAAATTGAAATCTGTAGGTTTAAATTAAGAAGTGGTGCAAAGCTTAGAATTAATCATACGGATTTCACAGACTTGAGCACTGAATATGATACAGTAAATACAATTTATGCACCTTATGCTGCTTGTGGAGATACCAGTTTAAATCCTGAGATTTTAAGAAGGTTTGGGAGAGAAGCCTTAAGCTGTAATTTAAATGAAGCTTGGGATATATCATTTGCTATGCTTTGTGTTCAAAGTAAAGAAGCAATTCAAAAAGAAATAATAGTAAGTTATCTTATGAACAAGTTAGGAATTGAGTTTAAGGAATATGGGAATGAGGAGCTATACAACTATCTTTTAGAAGTACTGAGAAGCGTGAAAGATGGAAGAGATAGAAATGGACATAGAGGCAGTGGAAGATTTAAAAAGATACTAATTGATTAGCAAGTCTCAAGGATTAATCGTCAAATTTTAACGATCAATTAATGAGAATATAGAAATATAAAATTCAAAAACAATGAGATCTTTATATTTAGATTTAATTATAGAGTTTTAAGGAGAATCAAAACAATAAGGAAGGGATTGATGTAATTTTGATGGAAGATTTTATGTCCTATAATAATTTGAGAATATCTACTTATGATGTTAAATCTATAGAGGAGATGTATATAAAAAATGAATTAAATGATCATGCTGTTTTAAAGCTTACCTGCATTATAGATGATCAAATGAAAGATGATTATGTACAAAAGACAGATGAGAGAACACCAATAGAAGTATTTTATGAAAAAGAAGAAGCACATACTTCTTTATTTAATGGAATTATTAAAAATATTAAAGTAATTACTGAAGGTTATGTGTATAAATTATTTATTGAAGCTAAAAGTTTTGATTACACAATGGATATTCAGAAGAAAAAAAGAGATTTTCAAAACATAAATATGACTACTCATGAGTTAATAGATGAAGTTATGAAGGCTTACTCTAAGGCAAATTATGATATAAATATTCCTAATGAACCAATTGGAGAATTTATATTGCAATATAATGAAACCGATTATGAATTTTTAAAGCGTATAGTATCAAGATATAATCAATGCCTTATATGTGCAATGGAATTACAAGAAATTCATTTGCATCTAGGAACTCCTGAAATTCCTGTAGAATCCAAGACAAGCATAGTAAATTATAAAGTATCAAAAGCAATAGAAGAATATAATGATATAAAAAATAATGACATAGCTGATGCATTAGAAACTGATTTTATAACATATCAAATAAGAACTCAAGAGATATTTAATTTAGGGGAAAACTTTACTTTTAAGAATAAGCAATTTTATATTAAAAGCGCAAATTATACAATGGAAGGTGCTAATTTAGAAAACATATATGAATTACGAGTTAAAACTGGTCTCAAATCAAAACGTCTTTATAATATGAATGTTATAGGAATTTCAATTAATGGTTCAATCTTAGAGGTTCAAAGAGATAAAGTAAAAGTTAAACTCGAAATCAGTAGTGATATAGATACTTCAACAGCCTATTGGTTCCCATATGCAACTGTTGCAGCATCTCCAGATGGTGGAGGTTGGTACTGCATGCCTGAAGTTGGGGAAAGAATAAGATTAAATTGTCCAACTAAAGATGAAAGTAGAGCTTTTGTTGTAAATGCAATAGATAGCCACGAAGGAAAATCAGGCTCAGAGGCAGGGGGAGATAGAATGTCAAATCCTGATAATAAATCGTTAAAAACTGATTCAGGGCAAGAAGTAAAATTCACTCCAAGCGGGATAGTTATAGAATGTAGTGGTGGACAAGCATCTGTGAATTTAAATAACGATGGAACGGTTGATGTTGTAGGACAAAATAATATAAATATTGCGTGTGCTCAAAAACTTTCATTAAGAGCTGAAAATGAAATGACAATAAGTGCACAAAAGTCTGTAGATATTTTATGTGAAGCTGGAAGCAGTCTAATATTATCAGAAGGTGATGAGATATTAGTGAGTGGAACTAGAGTTCAGAATAATGGATAAATAGTATTAAAAGATATTTTTAAAATTTAAATAAAAAATTTAGGATAAATTTTAATATAAAAGGAGGAGTTAGTTATGGATAACATAGATGAAAAAATTGCAAAGCTGAAAATGCAGCAAAGGCTTGAAAAAGAAGAAATGAACAAAGTTACGGAGGAAAATAGTGTAGATTCTAAGAAAGAAGAAATCACGCTTGAGGAAGTAATAGAGCAAATGAAAGCGGGCTTTGTAAATATAAATAATACTGAATTTAGATTTGCGAAGAAAGAATATTTAAAAGGCAAGTTACAAATTCCAATTCCATTAGCTTATTTTGAAGAAAAGGCAAATACTGATAAAAATGTTACTTTAATTAATGATAATAATGGAGTAAGTTTCACATTAGCTTATGTAGACAAAGGAGCTCAGAAACAAAGTTTTGCAAGCTTTAAAAAAGGTATGGAAAAAAACTTTAAGGATATCGGACTTTTCTTGGAATGGATAGAAGAAGGAGAAGCCGGGGAAGGTACTTCAAAAGTATCATATGGAACATATATGACGCCAACAGGAAAAGGACAACTTTATAATTTGATTTTTTATAGAGAATTTAAAGGAACATTGATGATTGGTAATTATAATTGCTTTGAAAAAGATCTAAAAACATGGGAACTTTTAATTAAGGCGAGCATAATGCTTATGAAAATAAAATAAATATAAAGCTGAGTTAATTAAATGAGGGAGAAAATTTAGAGGGAGTGATAAAAATGGATGGAAATCAAATTGTTGAAGCTATTAATTATGAAAAAATAAGAGTTAATGGTTACAATCTAGAGGCAATTAAAAGTTTGAAAATTGAAACTAATATAAATGAACATGCTCTCTTAAAGTTAACAGGAATTTTGAAGAATGAAGTTAAAGACGATGATATTAATTCGACTACAAATAACAAAACTATAGAAATTTGTTATGTAGAAAAAGAGAGTACGACTTTATTTTATGGTGTTGTTACTAATATAGAAATAAATGTAGAACTTGATGTATATACGTTAAATATTGAAGCAAAAAGCATGTCTTACCTAATGGATATAAAACAGAAATCCAAATCTTTTCAAAACACATCAATGACAACTCATGCTCTTATAGATTCTATAATGAAAAATTATAGTGCCTCTAATTATATTTTGAACATACCTAATGAGGAAGTAAAAGAATTACTTATACAATATGAAGAAACAGATTGGGAATTTTTAAAAAGAATAGCTTCTAAATATAATCAAGGTCTATTTTCAGTTATGGATGGAAAGGCAATACAGTTTGTAATGGCAGTGCCAGAGCAGGCTAAAGAATTAAAAGCAGAAAATATAAATTATAAAATATATAAAGATTTAAATAGTTATAAATATATGCTTGAAAATTATCTACAAGATGCAAGTGAAGCCGACTATATGACATATGAAATAGAGAGCCATGAAATTTTGAAGCTTGGAGATAATATACAATTTCAAGGACAGACTTTTTATGTATATGAAGGGATTTATCAAATCAAAGATAGTATATTGGCAAATTGCTATAAATTAAGAGTTAAAAATGGGTTAAGGCAGGAAAGAATATATAATACAAAAGTTATTGGTAGCTCAATTGATGGGAAAATCATACAGGTTCAAAGTGATTTGGTGAAAATTCATTTAGAAATAGATGAAGCTCAAGATACAGGAACAGCGTATTGGTTTAAATATTCTACCATGTCAGCATCAAGTGACGGAAGTGGATGGTATTGTATGCCTGAAATAGGAGATAGTGTAAGAGTATATTTCCCAACAAAGGATGAAGATGAAGCTTTTGCAGTCAGTGCGGTAAGTAACTATGAGCAAGGAACAGGTGAAGCAGAAGATAGAATGGGGAATCCAGACGATAAGTATTTAAGAACTAAAAATGATAAGCAAGTAAAACTTACACCAGGTGGAATCTTTATTTCTTGTGATAGTGGTCAGGCAGATATGAGTCTTACAAGTGATGGGACACTTAGTATCACAAGTCAAAATAATATAAATATTAATGCAGCACAAGATATTAAAATTATAGCTCAGAAAAGTTTTTTAATAAGTGCAAAACAAGGTGTGAATTTTGCTTGTGATAAAGGTGGAGGATTAGAATTTAATAGTTCTGGTGAAATAAAAGAAAAAGGTACTCAAGTTAATGTTAACGCAGAGTAGGTATATAGAAAGTAAAAGCTACAAAACTGATGATTAATTTTAAATGTTTTAAATCAACTTAAAAAGAAGGATTCCCAAAATAGAAGGAAGGGATTGGAATGAATAGAGAAGAGGCATTAGAACATTTCGATGAAAATATAACGAAAAAATTAGCTGAAGATTTTAAATTAAAGGTTGAAGAAAATTTTAAAGCAAATGAAGAAAAGATTAAAAATTTAATAATAGCTGCAATGAAAAGCATAATAAAAAAAGCAAAAGATTTTCAAGAAATAAAGAAAGAGTATAAAATAGCAGTTTTTCAATTTGAACTTCTTAGAATTAATATTCTGAATCAATCGTATAAGATATTAGCTCATGGCTATAATTCATCTTGGTATTTAGATTCGGATTCTATATATGAAGAAATAGATTTAAGCTTTTTATTTGAACCTTTTGATAGCTTCAAGGAAAAATTAAAAAAAGAAAAAAAAATGTATATGGGTAAGGTTAATGATTATGATATTGAAAAAATAATATTTGAGCTTGTATCAAAATATTATATGGATATATCAGAAAATGTAAGAAATTGGCTATGGGATTTAGATGAAGAGGATTGGATGCAAGAAAGTTCAGTAGATAATTATTATGTAGTAAAGTGGAGCGAATATCATGGAAAAAGTGAAACGCTTTTTGCTATGGATAATAGGGAAAAGAATATAAAAGAACTTTTAGAATTAAAAAAACAAGATGAGGAAAAGTTGCCGTTTGTATATTCCGTGTGGAAGAATAGTGTATTTGAAAATGGTGATTTAACTAATCAGAATATGTTATTTATAAATTTTAAAGGAAGTAAGCTTAAGAATATAAATTTTTCAGAATGCTGTATAGTAAGAGGACAGTTTAAGGCTACAGAAATAAAAAAATGTCAATTTGCAAATTCAAAATTAGTAGGGACTTCTTTTGAAAATTCAAAAATTGAAGACTCTGAATTTAGCAGTGGAAACTTGTTAGGGGGAGATTTTAGAAAAGCAGAGCTTAGATATGTAGATTTCTCAAATTCAAATCTTAAAAATTCAAATTTTATAAATGCAAAGTTTAAAAACGTATCCTTTGAAGGTGCAGATTTAGAAGGTGCAATATTTAGTGCTAAAGATATTCCTTTTATAAATTTAACTTCAGAACAGCTTCAAACTATATATATAGACGGAGGCGAAGAAATATGAAGTACTTTATTTTAAAGCAAGACAGAAAGCTCGAAAATGCAATTGAAATAAAAGATTTTAATAATAGTCAAAAGATAACTTTATTAAAAGAAGATGAGAAAAAATATAAAGATTCTACGAATGTGCCTGTTAAAGGAGATGAAAATAGTATTTATCCTGATCTTATACAAGCGCCTGTGTTGCTTATTTCAGATGAACTTCATAAACTTTTTAAATTATATGAAAATACTATAGTTTATAAAATAGCAGTATTTTCAGATTTAGAAATGGAAACACAAAAAGTATATAGATTAGTGCTACCAGAATTACTAGATGCATTAAGTGATAAAGCTGTCTACTTTAAAAATGGCTGGATAGATAAGATTGTCTTAGATTCTAAGAAAATAAAAGATTACAATATATTTCAAATTAAAGCAGGGGTAGATTATTATTTTATAGTGTCGCTAGATGTAGTTGAAAGCATGCTAAAAAGAGGTCTATTTGTGGGTATTAAATTTGAGGAAGTAGAGGTGATATAAGATGGCAAGTGATAACGAAGAGAAATATGGTGTCATAGCAGGTACAGCAATAAATGAAACTGAAAAAGGTGTTAAAGACACCGTAAATACAATAAATCAAACTGTGACTATGGCAGAAAGAGTTGGAGGCTTTCTTAAAAGGGATATTGGCAATGAAATTGATTGGTTAATGTTATCTCCAGAAGAAAAAGCAGCTGAAAAAGAAAAAGAGAAGCAGGAAGCAGAAGCGGCTGAGGCAGCTGCTCAAAAGAAAAAGGATGATGATAAAAAAGCTGCTGATGCTGAGGCAGAGAGAATAAAAGAACTTCAAAAAAGTTATATAGTACATACAGCGGCTATTACTTGCAGCTGCGCACTTCATGAAAGTTATGTCGTAGTTCCAGTTGGTCATGGAGAATTTATACATGGAATTCCACAATTAAATGTAGGAGATAGCAAGCCAGAAATAAATATAAGAAATTTTGGAATATGTAATAGTCCTCAAAATCCAAGTGTGCAAGAAAATGCTAAAAAAATAGCAAAGGATATTAAAGATAGACCAAAAAGTTTTACGGAAAAGGTAATGGATTTCTTTTCAAAACCACCAGAAGAAGATGTAGGTAAAGATTTATTAAAACAATGTGTTGGGGTATGTACTCCAATGATAGCTACAGAATGGATAGATGGGAAGGAAGATGTTCTCATTGATGGGAAACCAGCATTGCTTGGAAAGTGTACACTTCGATGTACATTTGGGGGAGAAATTAAATTATATACAAGTGGACAAAAAGGGTAAAGGAGACAATTTTAATTTTAGTATGTGAGAAGGAGGGACTAATATGATGCTGACATATAAAAGTTTGAAAATAGAAACACCTTATAATGCGCTTCAAGTTGAAGATATAGATATAGTATATCCTATTAATGACCATGCGTATTTAAAGGTAAAACTGCTAATAGAAGATGGAAAAATATTAGAGTATTTAAATAAAAATGTTAGTGAAGAAAAAATAACTGTAGCAAGAATTGAAGAGACAGGTGAAGAAACTAAGCTATTTTTAGGAAAAATAAGTGAAGTTTTTATGACTTATGAAAGCAATGTTCAAGTTATGGAAATACATGCTATTTCTTATACAAAGGAATTTGATATTAAAAAGAATAGTAGAACTTTTTGTGATTTAGATATGACCTATCAAAAAGTTATAACAAAGGTGTTAGAAGCTTATGCTAATAAAGCCTTTACAGATAGTATAACAAATGGACAGGCAATAGGGGAATTTGTGCTTCAATATGAAGAAACAGATTGGGAATTTTTAAGGAGAATAGCAAGCCATTTTAATGGTGTGTTACTTGCAGAAGCTACAGAAGAGTATGGACGTTTTCACTTTGGAATACCAGAATTAAATAACAATGTAGAAATAAATAAAGAGGATTATGAAGTTGTAAAAAATATCGATAGCTATAATCAGCACACAGCTATGGGATTTGAAGAAAATTTTCTTCAGGAATATACAAACTGGGATATTATTAGTTCAATCAAATTAACCCTTGGTGAAAAAGTTTTATTTAATAAGATTGAATGTGTAGTAGCGAAAATTCATATTGAAGTTTACAAAGAAGAAATTAGGACAATATATACTTTAGGTCTTCAAAGAGGACTTAGAACATCACTTAAGGTAAATCATAAGATTTTTGGAATGAGTATTCCTGCAACAGTTAAAGATGTAAAAGGAAATACTATGAGTGTTCATTTTGAGATAGATCCAGTATATGAAGTTGGTTCAAATCAAAAATATTTTACTTATGCTATAGAAAGCAGTGCTTGGTATTGTATGCCAGAGAAGGAAAGTCAAGTTCATATATATTTTCCAACCAATGACGAAAAAGAAGCGATTGCAGTTCATGCTGTAAGAGTGGGAGGCGGTTCAGCTAAGACACAAAATCCAGATATTAAGTCATTTTCTCATACCGGTGGAAGTGAAATGAAATTAACACCAAGTGATATGAATTTTTCACCAGGTGGAGGAGGTGTAAGCTTAAACTTAGCTCAATCAGGAGATGTGTCCCTTAATGGGCAAAACATAAATCTTACAGCATCTGAAAATTTAGAGCTTGGAATGAGAAATGGAAGTGGAAACACGCCACCTTTTAGACCACAAAATGTAGAGGTTTCTGCCAAAAGCAAAATAGAAATAGTTAAGGGAAGCATTGGAATACAAATGGCGGATGCAACCTTTTTAAAGGGAAATACCATCAAATATGAAGGAAGTATTAAAGATCCAGCAGAGTTGCCAGATGAAATAGCTCATAGAAATGACGGAGATGCAGATAAAATAAAGGAAATTAATAATCAGGCTAAAGCGGAAATGGAAGCCAAAGTAGATGAGGCTAAAAGCAAGATTGGATTTGGAGTAGTTGCTTCAGTTATTGGGGCAGTTGCAGTTGGAGTTGGGATTGCAGTATTTGCAGCTGCTACAGTTGCAACAGGAGGTTTAACTCTTGCTATAGCTGGAGTTGCAGTAGCCTCTGGTGCTACAGCGTTCACGGTAGGTATAGCTGAAAGTAAAGAAGGTTTGTCGGATTATAGTAAAGCTCAAAGTGGGGATTACTCGAAATCGGATAACTTTTTTAGGGATAAGATATGCGGTGGAAATGAGGCACTTTATAATGCTATAAAATATGGATCAGTTATGATAGCTGGAATAAGTACAGCTCTATTAACAGGTGGAGCATCTTTGCAGGAAATGGCACAGACAATGGGGAAAATTGGCCTTGATTCTGGTATCAATACAGGTTTTGAACTGCTCGCAGATTACGCAGATGATGGGCAAGTAAATAATGGATGGGAAAGCTATGCAAAGTCCTTTGCTTTAAGCTGTGGCTTAAGTGGCGGAGGTACAA
The window above is part of the Clostridium saccharoperbutylacetonicum N1-4(HMT) genome. Proteins encoded here:
- a CDS encoding molecular chaperone-like protein, producing the protein MSLYSYKLHKSSEGTGRKTKYREKDLRLMTTFQLREICNKEKLVKSIMNPLDKEELVRLIMKYRGEKDLKLIKKHQAGGVERLESFLGRSKKELIKNNNIDYPGKLTIYEALALEIYDNYILKSKEKLEECNVLLVDNNYKVCTIFNIKKLIQNNKEEYYLTKSEFIEAQESESKHYSLLFFSEKDSELLYDIYENNVVEKDHILSFISLPILQFEVKPLVETKMPLAIDFGTSNTTAGIYIDKEIFPGLKETETDSESYEDDRVKFVKLINETKENIEITPLIPSVVGVKNIRDAEIEYVFGYEAMLESRRRYVEDGMSLFYDIKRWISDFEKEEKVIDVKEKTTFIKRKEIIKAYLEYIIALAQQRFKCKFKNIYISCPSKQKYKFHTLFKDILRDYTVESENILEESAAVLYNTISELIEKKKYVQGEWYKALIIDCGGGTTDLTGCSFRISNSRVSYKLDIETSYENGDTDFGGNNLTFRIMQFIKILMANELVNKDKSIKKAIIDEFKIDVFRFVDKNGIKELYETLNEEYEKAESIIPTKFQLYETRSKEDYCKVRSNYYFLFDLAEEVKKLFFSNPDMLKVILAPEGIKISEENLINFDKWKLSYMNRGKLEVVKEAPSVSLSIYEITTLIKGDVYSIIKKFLEKLYENDELYDYSLIKLTGQSCKVDIFRDALKEFIPGRIIEINKSKKETKEEYELKLACLKGSLKYLYAKNFGYADINIESKTPTLPYVLTAYTHTGEQKTLIKGREINKGFISRFMDRILLKLYLKDSHDKVKFEYDYQFNEEELEKANAEIIGEKFPINQHETDNIENNEVKFFVWEEEELWGFYVLAILRKDEELYIGKEKFFYFENDKWEENFFDGRK
- a CDS encoding contractile injection system protein, VgrG/Pvc8 family, whose amino-acid sequence is MSYNNLRISTYDVKSIEEMYIKNELNDHAVLKLTCIIDDQMKDDYVQKTDERTPIEVFYEKEEAHTSLFNGIIKNIKVITEGYVYKLFIEAKSFDYTMDIQKKKRDFQNINMTTHELIDEVMKAYSKANYDINIPNEPIGEFILQYNETDYEFLKRIVSRYNQCLICAMELQEIHLHLGTPEIPVESKTSIVNYKVSKAIEEYNDIKNNDIADALETDFITYQIRTQEIFNLGENFTFKNKQFYIKSANYTMEGANLENIYELRVKTGLKSKRLYNMNVIGISINGSILEVQRDKVKVKLEISSDIDTSTAYWFPYATVAASPDGGGWYCMPEVGERIRLNCPTKDESRAFVVNAIDSHEGKSGSEAGGDRMSNPDNKSLKTDSGQEVKFTPSGIVIECSGGQASVNLNNDGTVDVVGQNNINIACAQKLSLRAENEMTISAQKSVDILCEAGSSLILSEGDEILVSGTRVQNNG
- a CDS encoding phage baseplate assembly protein V, producing MDGNQIVEAINYEKIRVNGYNLEAIKSLKIETNINEHALLKLTGILKNEVKDDDINSTTNNKTIEICYVEKESTTLFYGVVTNIEINVELDVYTLNIEAKSMSYLMDIKQKSKSFQNTSMTTHALIDSIMKNYSASNYILNIPNEEVKELLIQYEETDWEFLKRIASKYNQGLFSVMDGKAIQFVMAVPEQAKELKAENINYKIYKDLNSYKYMLENYLQDASEADYMTYEIESHEILKLGDNIQFQGQTFYVYEGIYQIKDSILANCYKLRVKNGLRQERIYNTKVIGSSIDGKIIQVQSDLVKIHLEIDEAQDTGTAYWFKYSTMSASSDGSGWYCMPEIGDSVRVYFPTKDEDEAFAVSAVSNYEQGTGEAEDRMGNPDDKYLRTKNDKQVKLTPGGIFISCDSGQADMSLTSDGTLSITSQNNININAAQDIKIIAQKSFLISAKQGVNFACDKGGGLEFNSSGEIKEKGTQVNVNAE